One part of the Andrena cerasifolii isolate SP2316 chromosome 4, iyAndCera1_principal, whole genome shotgun sequence genome encodes these proteins:
- the LOC143367564 gene encoding ejaculatory bulb-specific protein 3-like, with protein MDRKYVTLLAVLLTTVLVLVFAEEEQYTSKYDDIDVNEILANPKLRNQYLNCYLETGPCVTADAKYFKVRFPEIIATRCKKCTDKQIQFLDAVTTWYVENEPDTWKLVIDTALHELNKGQNTEQELLLH; from the exons ATGGATCGAAAATATGTGACGCTGCTGGCGGTCCTGCTGACGACGGTTTTAGTACTTGTGTTTGCCGAAGAAGAACAGTACACCTCAAAATACGATGATATCGACGTGAACGAAATTTTAGCGAATCCTAAGCTCAGGAATCAATATTTAAACTGTTATTTGGAAACGGGGCCTTGTGTCACTGCTGATGCAAAATATTTCAAAG TAAGATTTCCCGAAATTATTGCGACGAGATGCAAAAAATGCACCGACAAGCAAATACAGTTTCTTGATGCAGTTACAACATGGTACGTAGAAAACGAACCTGATACCTGGAAACTCGTTATTGACACAGCCCTGCACGAGCTTAATAAGGGACAAAATACTGAACAAGAGCTCCTTCTTCATTGA
- the LOC143367715 gene encoding dynein axonemal assembly factor 5-like, whose product MCEESQNYEFTRICVMLQSEEKKRRVKGLKEILNILESPQSESELLKLWDVTSKLLLRILNDPAEICRDRTLEVIKLFISNLTPNDKHVMYLFPILSRRLGSHEQIETSEEVRLKCVVLLKIIITKYNSLLASYVDDLVKILARTVADNYPLVKRESCHCISEFAKNLPRHFYSQSENFVKPILGNFPHQHYRVRIASIKTIGDLILHGNSKSVEDVATPLAERLFDQHGLVRAAVIEVAGCWLLKLRDRYSWWYKILPLLLTGLHDELKDIREKAANSWDAAGQLYIEENQTDERFKDKMDFLTKDPCHYPNVTRPNLGCRTIAQQTFSKLIMGINAELGDWMADIRVRSAQLLCVFILNIEEEVTQHIGKLLPAMYRACNDDDNRVVENIERAAEYLGYFVHPKTYCRLIIPTLEETPTAGHLRVFSAILRNSEDCSLVPLLEDMGKFLQQSHICQSKKTAYQRQILSCCRSLIVVCKKDCKVISKDLFIATFTVLSMAEEYSTKSEAKELLNILADVSSFDNIEELHREHMGQLISSFSDCKAWTVHSPESQIFCACLVHVRKILNHHIDIILSILKETMANDVDPELRLKHFVLLSEYFNQESPNEVIDLKFVNEFLEGCILPGLIWTAGRAAEAIRTAAISCLCAFLESYGNDPLLEGTEYFTEENMSLVFDKIIPILISLADDNSKKSRLYSLRAMYLIMGIRKRFRHLTEEYVHKLYPVLLKRLDDGCDDIRLASLEALVKVWDAVPENYDLQFNKGHIDMLYTTAIIYLDDPDSHFQKFVLDSLKELAKVHPELLYHKLQNCKTNFRNQTDIDALLEHCQHILSNN is encoded by the exons ATGTGCGAAGAAAGCCAGAATTATGAATTCACGAGGATTTGTGTTATGCTGCAGTCGGAAGAAAAGAAGCGGAGGGTGAAAGGCTTAAAGGAgattcttaatattttagagtcGCCACAATCTGAGAGTGAGCTTTTGAAGTTATGGGACGTTACGAGCAAGCTTTTATTGAGAATTTTGAATGATCCTGCAGAAATTTGTCGTGATCGAACGCTAGAAGTTATCAAATTGTTTATATCTAATTTAACGCCTAACGATAAACACGTTATGTACTTGTTTCCCATTTTATCTAGAAGATTAGGTTCTCACGAACAAATAGAAACTTCAGAAGAAGTCAGACTGAAGTGCGTTGtgttattgaaaataattataacgAAATATAACAGCTTGTTAGCATCGTACGTCGATGacttggtaaaaattttagcgCGCACTGTGGCGGATAATTATCCACTAGTTAAAAGAGAAAGCTGCCACTGCATATCCGAGTTCGCTAAGAATTTGCCAAGACACTTTTATTCGCAATCGGAGAATTTTGTGAAGCCTATTTTAGGCAATTTCCCGCATCAACATTATAGAGTTAGAATCGCTTCGATTAAAACAATAGGAGATTTGATTCTACATGGAAACAGTAAATCTGTAGAAGATGTGGCTACACCTTTAGCAGAAAGATTATTCGATCAACATGGCCTTGTTCGAGCAG CTGTGATAGAGGTAGCAGGTTGTTGGCTTTTGAAACTGAGAGATCGGTATAGTTGGTGGTACAAAATCCTTCCACTACTCTTGACAGGCCTTCATGACGAGTTAAAAGATATTAGAGAGAAAGCTGCAAATTCCTGGGATGCTGCAGGACAATTGTATATAGAAGAAAATCAAACTGATGAGAGGTTTAAAGATAAAATGGATTTTCTTACCAAAGATCCTTGTCACTATCCTAATG TTACCAGACCAAATTTAGGATGCCGTACAATAGCGCAGCAAACTTTTAGTAAATTGATAATGGGAATCAATGCGGAATTAGGAGATTGGATGGCAGACATAAGAGTACGATCCGCACAGTTACTTTGcgtgtttattttaaatatagaagAAGAAGTAACACAGCACATTGGAAAACTCTTGCCTGCTATGTATCG GGCTTGCAACGACGATGACAATAGAGTTGTAGAAAACATAGAAAGGGCAGCGGAATATTTAGGATACTTCGTGCATCCGAAAACTTATTGCCGCTTAATAATTCCTACTCTCGAAGAAACTCCGACTGCAGGTCATCTGAGAGTATTCTCTGCGATTCTAAGAAATAGCGaggattgttcgcttgttccaTTATTGGAAGACATGGGGAAATTTCTACAGCAATCGCATATTTGTCAAAGTAAAAAGACAGCATACCAGAGACAAATACTTTCTTGCTGTCGTTCTTTAATTGTAGTCTGCAAAAAG GACTGCAAAGTTATATCAAAGGATTTATTTATAGCAACATTCACTGTTCTATCGATGGCAGAGGAGTATTCCACGAAATCAGAAGCAAAAGAGTTATTAAACATCCTCGCAGATGTTAGTTCTTTCGATAATATCGAAGAACTACATCGCGAACATATGGGGCAATTAATTTCATCATTTTCTGACTGTAAAGCATGGACGGTCCATAGTCCCGAGTCCCAAATTTTCTGCGCATGTTTAGTTCACGTCAGAAAGATTTTGAATCACCATATAGACATTATCTTATCAATTCTAAAAGAGACAATGGCAAACGACGTCGACCCTGAACTGAgattgaaacattttgttttattgtCGGAGTATTTCAATCAAGAATCTCCTAACGAAGttatagatttaaaatttgttaacgaATTTCTGGAAGGCTGTATATTGCCTGGATTAATTTGGACCGCGGGAAGAGCTGCTGAAGCCATTCGCACCGCTGCGATATCCTGCCTATGTGCTTTCTTAGAAAGCTACGGAAACGACCCTTTACTAGAAGGAACTGAATATTTTActgaagaaaatatgtctttagTATTTGACAAAATAATCCCGATTTTAATTAGTCTCGCAGATGATAATTCTAAAAAAAGTAGACTATATTCTTTACGTGCCATGTATTTAATAATGGGCATTAGGAAACGGTTTCGTCATCTCACCGAAGAGTATGTGCATAAACTGTATCCTGTACTATTAAAACGGCTCGACGACGGATGTGACGATATTCGACTAGCGTCGTTAGAAGCTCTGGTAAAAGTCTGGGACGCTGTGCCGGAGAATTATGACTTGCAGTTCAACAAAGGACACATAGACATGTTGTATACTACTGCCATAATTTACTTAGACGATCCGGACAGCCATTTCCAAAAGTTTGTGCTAG ATAGTTTAAAGGAATTAGCGAAAGTGCATCCAGAGCTGCTCTATCATAAGCTTCAAAATTGtaaaacgaattttagaaaccaAACCGATATAGACGCACTTTTGGAACATTGtcaacatattttaagtaacaatTGA
- the LOC143367750 gene encoding rho GDP-dissociation inhibitor 2-like, which yields MSEGNPDHVDATEEEIEVESNYKPPPEKTIEQILEADKEDESLRKYKETLLGEAKSGGIVVDPDDPRKVIVKKLALCVVDRPDMELDLTGDISQLKKHTFVIKEGVSYRIRIDFVVQREIVHGLKYVQKTYRVGVPVDKMMHMVGSYPPKTEVQSYTTPAEDAPAGVMARGSYSVSSLFTDDDKHEHLKWEWSFEIKKDWKE from the exons ATGTCAGAGGGCAATCCAGATCACGTTGATGCGACGGAAGAAGAGATAGAAGTGGAGTCGAACTACAAGCCTCCACCAGAGAAGACGATAGAACAAATCTTAGAAGCAGATAAGGAAGACGAGAGTTTACGCAAATACAAAGAAACGCTCCTGGGGGAAGCAAAGTCCGGCGGTATTGTTGTAG ATCCAGACGATCCGAGGAAAGTAATAGTAAAGAAACTGGCGCTGTGCGTGGTGGATCGGCCGGACATGGAGTTAGACTTAACGGGTGATATCTCGCAACTAAAGAAACACACATTTGTAATAAAGGAGGGCGTTAGTTACAGAATTAGGATCGACTTCGTCGTGCAGCGCGAGATCGTGCATGGTCTGAAGTATGTTCAGAAGACGTATCGCGTCGGAGTACCGG TGGATAAGATGATGCATATGGTTGGTTCTTATCCACCGAAAACAGAAGTGCAATCATATACCACGCCGGCAGAAGACGCGCCAGCTGGAGTAATGGCACGCGGCTCCTATAGTGTAAGCTCCTTGTTCACTGACGATGACAAGCATGAACATCTGAAGTGGGAGTGGTCGTTTGAAATTAAGAAAGACTGGAAAGAATAA